The following nucleotide sequence is from Sander lucioperca isolate FBNREF2018 chromosome 19, SLUC_FBN_1.2, whole genome shotgun sequence.
GGAGCCGAAAAGAGACGCAGGAAGGCCGGGGAGGATGCTGTGTCCGCCGACTACGAGGACGGGACTGATGTCTCTGATCTAACCGGGAGCCCGGGGCCGCGAGCCGACAGAGCGTGCACCAGCGACCGGGGCAGCGAGGCAGAATGTGCAAGTGACGGATCCCGTAAGTAAATAACAACAAAGAAAGCCGGTAGTAATACAAGCCTAATAATAACGACtacattaaattaataatacaTTACAATGACTGCATACAATGGGCCATTGGAATGGCAACATTACCAAATTAGAAGTAGCCTATATCATAGCCAATATAAAGTAAATGTAAAACAATGTCAATGTTGCATTAAACCATAGGCTCATCATTATAGGCTGTAATTGTTTTCAAAGCTAATACTGCTATACAGCTGTTTATTGAATAGGCCATGCGCATTTGATACCCTATCACTGTTTTTAAGGTTTTATTACTTCAACTTGCTTTTAGCTACTCGCTGAGAtgtgtttttacataaaaacctgtattttttttctccatcaggATCATGTATGCTCTGCTTATTGCTGAGGAATATTTAGTAAGACGCAAAAGATCCAGATCataaagcaaaacaatgataGGCTTTGGTCAGGTCCTCAGAGTGGAAGTGTGATATCATATCGTGGCCCCGGTCTAGTAAATATGAGTGGTGTGAGTGTGACTAATGTGAGACGCTTTATGAGTTGTGTTGCAATCATAAACACGCCAATTAGCAGCGTATAAAGGCAGGGGAACGGCCACGGAAAGGATGCTAAGAGGTCTGCAGAAAGCATAAACAGGCTGGCCCTGACAAATAAGGATTTCAATCTGCTGCACGTTTAAAACGCACTTGGCTGAGGATTTGTCTTTGTGTTAGTTTGGCTTGTTAGGCCCATGTCTAATGTCCATAAATTTCCACCACCTGGCGAGGCCTGCGTTGAATAGCGCAAATAACAACAGCGGTGAGACACATAAACACTACTGTTAGGGTGTCCTCTAAACATATCCCCAATATTAAAACAGAATTAAACTCAAGTACTACATCATGAAAATCATTACACAGTTCCTACTGGGACTTAAATTGGAGTTCAGTAGTGTATGAACTGTAAAGACACATATAAAACTACAATATTCTAAATTCCTGTCAGTGTACCAGTATTCAAGAGGGAGTTTAATAGACGCAATCATAAGCCTACTATAAAGCATTTTTATCTCCTTGCAATAGCTAAAAAATAACTTGTAGTGTGTAGTAAAAGTTTTGACCTTTTTCGTGGGCtgctgaaagttttttttttttttttttttatcattgctACAGTCTCTGTAATGGGACAATTTGAATGATGCATAGCCTATTTAATATAACAATGTACCTAATAATAAGTCATATTTGGACAAATGCTTTGTGCAGTTATAGTCTTGGTGGTTATATTTACATAGCCTATAGTAATCGAGAGTTCGTCTTGCtgtcatgtttgtgtgcttttaaaataaattttcTATGAGTCACAGGACAAAATATCCTTGAAGTAGAATAATGCTTGGCTTAGATGGGTGTGTTACTATTGAAACGTGTTCATCTTCTCGCCTCTTTCCGGTGCAGCAGAGAGCGAGGACGCGCTGCTCGAGAGCCCGCAGCCTGCAGCTCCGTGCACGGCGCCGGTAACCGCGAGCGGAGAGGAGACCCGCGTGGACCTGCAAGGATCAGACCTGTGGAAACGGTTCCACGAGATTGGCACGGAAATGATCATTACCAAGGCTGGACGGTAAGAGCCTATAATGTTCGGGATGGAAACAAAAAGAAGCGCCCAGAGATggatgaacaaacaaacaaacaaagaattaTACAATCTAGGCAACCTTGAATAAACCATATTTCTAGCctaaatgatttattatatCATTTAGGCTAAAAGATTAAATAAGATAAGAGTCATAATAATCGGAAATTTGCTATTAAAAAGAGGCTTTGAATCCGGTAATTATAGAAGTAATCAGCTGACTTAATTTCTTAAAGATAACAAGACGACGGCATAAACAGCCTtgtctgttttattattatttttattaagctataatatattattattattattattattattattattattataaattaataaCGACTGTGTGTTGTAAACCCATGTAGCCTGTAGCTGATCTGAAATCTCCAATGCAGATGATTTATTTGGTTTTCCTGTCAGGCGGATGTTCCCCGCTATGCGTGTGAAGATTACGGGCTTGGACCCACATCAGCAGTATTACATCGCCATGGATATAATCCCCGTGGACAACAAACGatacaggtaaaaaaaaaaaaaaaaatacgcacagagcacgcgcgcgcacacacacacacacacacacacacacacacacacacacacacacacacacacacacacactccaaaatTCATGAAAAAACGTGTGATCCTTttataaacaattacaaaagtCACATTAAAATAAAGATTCTTATGTGATACAGAAACTGTAAATGTATAGAAGTATAGGCTTACAGAAATGGCCACACGCATGCCCGTTAGCATATGTAGTCTTATTTTAGACTCCATACACACTGTTCCTGGGACAACCTAAGATTTTTCAATTGTGCAAATCTCGTTCTGGCTCCACAAATGGCGCTTGGCACCGGACTGTTGTCACGGCGGTTTTGCCGTCCCTTTTGGGAAAAGGGCCTTTTGGATGCCTAACCTCTCCACCCTAGAAGGTCAAACCAACACATGTCGTTATAATGCAGAAGAAAAAACTGCGTGTTATTGCAACGGCGTCGATGCAGCCAAGTCTTAGGCACTGTAGGCCTGTAGGTCTGTCATTTCAAACTTTCAAAAGCCGTTTAAATGTAAACACGTTTTTAGCGGCGTGGTGGACTGATGAGTGACATCCTAATGGACGGATGTTATTGGGCCAGTCTGACAAGATATGGCATATTGTACAGGGGATTAGGGAAACGTGGTGCTCACGTGCACGCACAGTAATGATGTGCTGGCGACAACGCGCCGTGGAGGAACGAGAGTCTGCAGCTTTTGAGTCCACCCAAACGCCTAACAGCAGGTGATGAGCACACCTTCAACCAGACGAGGAACTAATTAGTTGGGTTACTAGCTGAAGGCGATTAGTGTAGGCCTACATCGTTTTAAGCATTTAATTGCATACCGAAAATAGTACAAAGTAGTTTTAGGCCTGATTTAACTCTAAGTTGACATTTGTCTTGGCATGCGCTTTTTTAACATCTTCATATAAAATGCagcacaaaagaaaaatgtgtttgtttaattAAATAATGATATAAGTAGCTAAGCTCAAATGTGAGATCTGCCATCAAAGTTGTAATTATCATTCAACTGATAATTACAACTTTGATGGCATTATGTTAGGTTCCCGTGACTGATTCAATCCTCTCTCTCGACTTTTGAAAAGGTCTCCATATCACTTGTGATTATTGGTGGTCGTTGGTCTTATTTTCTGGCGTTTTTCTTTCGTGAAATGGGGTGAATAGCAGTATGAGgaagaactaaaaaaaaaaaaaaaaaaagcaaagtcaGGACATTGTGTTCATTTACctccccgtgtgtgtgtgtgtgtgtgtgtgtgtgtgtgtgtgtgtgtgtgttgtgtgtaaattGTGAAGGTACGTGTACCACAGCTCCAAGTGGATGGTAGCGGGGAATGCGGACTCGCCTGTGCCGCCCAGAGTGTACATCCACCCGGACTCCCCGGCCTCAGGAGAGACGTGGATGCGTCAGGTGGTCAGCTTCGACAAACTTAAACTGACCAACAATGAACTGGACGACCAGGGACATGTAAGTGCCACAACGAAGACTGTCTGTAAAATATTTCTATGATACTATTATATGGGTAACCTACTTCACTGTGGCCTCTtgaattgtatttttcttttaatctccGTTATGATAGGACAAGcatcattttatattttgatttaatatttttgttgttgtgataaTTCCAGTAGGCCTACTCATCTGCAACTGAATTGTTCTGCTTCATTTTGTAATAATAAGAAATATGGCCTATGACTAATattttattgaaataaaaatTCCCATTTCTGACATTGTTGCAAGAACAATAATTCCCTCTTTAAGTTGAGGGTGTCTGATTTGACGTATTGTGGATGTTTATGTGTGCAGGTGCATGTGTCTATGCATCTCTGTGTCCAAGTGTTCATGTTCATTATCCAACTATTATGTTTTATGGTTGTGAATAACGTGCAGTTGCTGTTATATTTTTTTCCCTGCCTGTTCAGATCATTCTGCACTCCATGCACAAGTACCAGCCGCGGGTCCATGTGATCCGTAAGGAGTGTGGAGAGGAGTTATCCCCAGTGAGAGCCATCCCTGCTGGGGAAGGCACCCGTACCTTCGCCTTCCCTGAGACGGTGTTCACCACCGTCACAGCGTATCAGAATCAACAGGTAGCACAGCTGACCTCCACATGACCACATGTCCTCTTAAAACCAAACCCACTGAAAAAGATAACGTTGTCCACGAAACCCACATTTCCAGCATGCAAGTGCTACACTGACTGCCCTGTTGCCAATGGatattattgtttgttttgtagttttgtaCAGTTACTAACAAGCGATGACTGATAAGCAAGTGAAACCAACTTCTTCAGGTTGCACTAGAGAATGATATCAGACAGAACAACACTATaagaagtaaaaaagtcaaataaactaTTTTAGTTCCTGTGTCTTAACAATTTCATGTTTTGCACCTGGGTCTGGTCTGCATTTTAAAGGCAGATTATTCTGCGAGCGTGAgtgcgtgagtgcgtgtgtgtgtgtgtgtgtgtgtgtgtgtgtgtgtgtgtgtgtgtgtgtgtgtgtgtgttttgcaaaacagagagagagagagagagagagagagagagagagagagagagagagagagagagagagaatgacaaaGGTCCTGCGGctttccttgggagtgttttaccAATTCCACCAAGGAAACGCTTATTGGACTGATTTTTAAAACATGACAGTGCTACTCACTTAAGTTGATTTTTGAAGTACTTTTCTACATTGCTTGAGCGTCTCATGTTTTCTGAATTTTGCCCAAATTTCAAAGCCAACTTCTTCAATAAGTAAAagctgcagttttttttctggatttttgcaCTAGACCAGTCAATGTGAGCTTTGAAGTAGGATGTTCGCTGGGGTTAGCTGGCCCACAGCGCATGATGGCTGAAGTCAGAACATGGTGGCGATGCCTATAAAAGTCCCTTTGGATGCGGGTCACAGAGTTGGGCGTTAAACACCACCCACAGCCTGGCCTGGCAGCTCCACAGACATTAACTaacatgcgcgcgcacacacacacacacacacacacacacacacacacacacacacacacacacacacacacacacattcacatatagCTATGTGCAAggaaacatacatacattcccACATATGTTCAACTCATACAAACAGCACTGTTGGCAGCAAACTATGCacattattgtatttatttatagatCTGATTAAAAGATTACACACAAAGGCAATTATTTGGGCTGCAAATAATCTTCCATTACACAGTATGTTATCATGGACTTTGTAATAACACATTTTTGGGAAATAATTAGTGTCTTattttacttttcagattacaaGACTGAAAATTGACAGAAACCCATTTGCCAAAGGCTTCAGAGACTCTGGCAGAAACCGGTGAGTTCAATTCAACCACAGAGATTTTCACATTATCTAGTGCATTAGGGGTAATGTGGGATGCATGGCTGCATTATATACTGGCTTGGTTGTGGTTTTTGTCACGGCTATTTCAGTCTGATTTTATGGGGAGCAaagctttgtatttatttatttttttctaatggAAAATGTGCAACAGCCTCCCATTAAACCTGTTCTAAATGGCAGACAAGAAATTGACTAAACTGAACTGACGTGGCACATACAATTATGATTTCACCATATTTAACGGTGATGCATTTTCGTGCAAATGTGCTAACTTTAAAGGCACATTAATCCCAGCAACTGCATAGTTACAGGCACATGCTTTGAGAGGGAAAAATCTAACCTCGGCTACAAACCTAAATGGAGCGTCAGATTCCAGTCGGCCTCGAGAACATAAACATCAACAGCAAAATAATAAAAGTCAAGAGTGTCCTGAAGAAAATCTGTATAAACACATTTCtaaacatatataaacacaGCATTAAAACAACACAGCAGTTAAACTCCAACAGTCTCCAAACAGCCACTCCCCCGAGGCCTCACAGAAATCAttagagaggaggggagagaaagggggagagcaggagaaagagaaggggaAGAAACGTGTGAGACAGAAGATTTGAGAGGGAGGAAGGTAGAAAACAGCAAACTGGATAACCCTGACAGCTGACCCTATAAAAGTTAAACTCAGGAAGGCCGATAAAAAACTCCCCTTAAATATTACAGGAAGAGTTAAGCAGTTTGCTAAATAAACTTCTGCTCTGATAGGCTGCTTTGGAGCACACAGAACCGCTCCGGGCAGCTTGTCTAAATTATCACCGT
It contains:
- the tbx18 gene encoding T-box transcription factor TBX18 isoform X2, producing the protein MAEKRRSPCALSVKAHAFSVEALIGAEKRRRKAGEDAVSADYEDGTDVSDLTGSPGPRADRACTSDRGSEAECASDGSQSEDALLESPQPAAPCTAPVTASGEETRVDLQGSDLWKRFHEIGTEMIITKAGRRMFPAMRVKITGLDPHQQYYIAMDIIPVDNKRYRYVYHSSKWMVAGNADSPVPPRVYIHPDSPASGETWMRQVVSFDKLKLTNNELDDQGHIILHSMHKYQPRVHVIRKECGEELSPVRAIPAGEGTRTFAFPETVFTTVTAYQNQQITRLKIDRNPFAKGFRDSGRNRMGLEALVESYAFWRPSLRTLTFEDIPGITKQGIPGVHGGIGPSSHLLSTSPCSSPFQVCPLSPPDYTCSRPTHPLHRYSNPQEPFPPPRGPSAYEGEGFCSLPLPASQFGYLSNPTPQGYAGLRLHTPPYSLYGYTFPPSPRLAASPDKMAAAATANHQSPFLGSSPSGTLTDSLGVLSGGQQGFLFDSRTLGLAGSQPGGGASQVTAHMG
- the tbx18 gene encoding T-box transcription factor TBX18 isoform X1 translates to MAEKRRSPCALSVKAHAFSVEALIGAEKRRRKAGEDAVSADYEDGTDVSDLTGSPGPRADRACTSDRGSEAECASDGSPESEDALLESPQPAAPCTAPVTASGEETRVDLQGSDLWKRFHEIGTEMIITKAGRRMFPAMRVKITGLDPHQQYYIAMDIIPVDNKRYRYVYHSSKWMVAGNADSPVPPRVYIHPDSPASGETWMRQVVSFDKLKLTNNELDDQGHIILHSMHKYQPRVHVIRKECGEELSPVRAIPAGEGTRTFAFPETVFTTVTAYQNQQITRLKIDRNPFAKGFRDSGRNRMGLEALVESYAFWRPSLRTLTFEDIPGITKQGIPGVHGGIGPSSHLLSTSPCSSPFQVCPLSPPDYTCSRPTHPLHRYSNPQEPFPPPRGPSAYEGEGFCSLPLPASQFGYLSNPTPQGYAGLRLHTPPYSLYGYTFPPSPRLAASPDKMAAAATANHQSPFLGSSPSGTLTDSLGVLSGGQQGFLFDSRTLGLAGSQPGGGASQVTAHMG